AAGGAATTATGATCTAGATAAATTAACTGAAGCAGTTATCCCATTTCTGAAAGCTAAAAACTTAATTAGGGAGGATTTCGATTATGATTATATCAAAAAAATAGTAAGTGCAGTAAGAGAAAGGGAAAAAACTCTTGTGGATATAGCTGATGCCATGAGCTATTATTTTACAGAAGTTAACGAATATGAGGAAAAAGGAGTTAAAAAGTATTTTACTAAAGAAAAAGTTGTGGATATCCTAAAAAAAGCAGTAGTGACTTTAAAAGAAATCGAGCCTTTTAATAAATTTACAACTGAGGAAGCCTATCGCAAACTTGTGGAGGAATTGCAAATATCCAGTGGTGAACTTTTCCATCCTACGAGATTAGCTATTTCGGGTAGAACTTTTGGACCAGGACTATTTGACATAATGGAACTTTTGGGAAAAGAAAGAACTATAGAGAGAATTGAAAAAGCCATAGATTTTATTGAAAAGATGAGGAAATAACAAAAATATTGCCATAGTGTATAATTTTTACTACTATAGACAATAGTATTACCCTTATAAGGGTGATACTATTATTTTAACCCATGAAAGGGTGATACCACGTGTATACAGTGATAACAGGCGACATAATTGGTTCAAGAAAACTGTTGGCAAAGGGGATTAAATTCCATCGCAAGATATAAAGAGTTAGATGATAAAAATTTTGCAGAATACTATTTAATAGGGACAATGAGTAGCATGCTTATAGCTATTTTTGGAGGTTTACTGATAAAAGCTATATTAAAAATATAAAAGGCATCCACAGATGCCTTTTTCTCAATTTGATATTGGTAGCCCCAAGGGGACTCGAACCCCTGTCTTCGCCGTGAGAGGGCGATGTCCTAGGCCGCTAGACGATGGGGCCAAAATGGCTGCCGAACTAGGACTCGAACCTAGACTAGATGATCCAGAGTCACCTGTGCTACCATTACACCATTCGGCAGCGCCTCGACGAAAGTAATTATAACATAGGTTTTATAATTTGACAATACCCCTCACATTTTTTTAAATTTTGTTTAATTCTTAAAATTTAATTTGATTATTTACAATTCTGTGTAAATGATTTATAATTTTTGTGGAGCTACATACTGTATACAGGGAGGGAAAATTGATGGCACATTATATCACTGATGAATGTATAAGCTGCGGAGCTTGTGCGGCAGAATGCCCGGTAGATGCTATTCATGAAGGGGATGGAAAATACGAGATTGACCCTGATACTTGCATTGACTGTGGTGCTTGTGAAGCTGTGTGTCCAACTGGTGCTATAAAAGCTGAATAAATTTGAAGAAAGCCTCACTTTGTGGGGCTTTTTACATTTCAATTGACTAAAGCTATTTAAAGTGATAAAATCTTACTAAATTAATTTTGCGATAAAGGAGGAGTCATAAGTTATGGGGTTAGTATATGTGAATGGAGAATTTGTAGACAGTGAAAAAGCTTCAGTCTCGGTTTTTGACCATGGCTATCTTTATGGGGATGGTATTTTTGAGGGCATAAGGGCTTATGATGGAGTTATATTCAAACTTGATGAGCACTTAAAAAGGCTTTATAGTATGGCAAAAGCTCTTCTTCTCGACATTCCTATGACGATGGAGGAGATGAAAGAAAAAGTTGTTGAAACGGTAAGAGTTAATAATTTAAGGGATGCCTATATAAGGCTTGTAGTATCAAGAGGAAAAGGTGATTTAGGCCTTGACCCATATAAATGTCCTAAACCTACTGTTGTTATAATTGCTGATAAGATTACTTTGTATCCTGAATCTATGTATCAAAACGGTTTAAAAATTATTACTTCTACTTATAGAAGAAATTCTATTCAGGCTTTAGATCCCCAGATAAAGTCATTAAATTATTTAAACAATATTCTTGCAAAAATTGAAGCAGTAAAAGCAGGGTATCCTGAA
The sequence above is a segment of the Thermoanaerobacter ethanolicus JW 200 genome. Coding sequences within it:
- a CDS encoding DUF362 domain-containing protein — protein: MAHYITDECISCGACAAECPVDAIHEGDGKYEIDPDTCIDCGACEAVCPTGAIKAE
- the ilvE gene encoding branched-chain-amino-acid transaminase codes for the protein MGLVYVNGEFVDSEKASVSVFDHGYLYGDGIFEGIRAYDGVIFKLDEHLKRLYSMAKALLLDIPMTMEEMKEKVVETVRVNNLRDAYIRLVVSRGKGDLGLDPYKCPKPTVVIIADKITLYPESMYQNGLKIITSTYRRNSIQALDPQIKSLNYLNNILAKIEAVKAGYPEALILNQEGYVAECTGDNIFIVSNGTLYSPPSTVGALGGITRATVIDIAKQLGIPFEERYFSLFNVYTADECFLTGTAAEAIPVVEVDHRVIGDGKPGPITKKIIEEFRKLTPVLGTKVYE